The Pantoea vagans genome includes a window with the following:
- the ompC gene encoding porin OmpC, which yields MKRRVISLMIPALLVAGSASAAEIYNKDGNKLDLYGKVDGLHYFSDNSGSDGDQSYLRFGFKGETQVSDQITGYGQWEYQAALNTSEAEGTANSFTRVGFAGVKFGDAGSFDYGRNYGVIYDVAGWTDVLPEFGGDTYGADQFMFQRGNGMATYRNSNFFGLVDGWNFAVQYQGKNDNPTESTTGRDVLGENGDGYGLSTTYDLGAGFGIGAAMFQSDRTNNQNTGAILGRGDKAAAYTGGLKYDANNIYLAAMYTRTNNATRFGSSDGTAYGYADTADNWELVAQYQFDFGLRPSLAFISSRGNVENYGDQNLKKYVDVGATYYFNKNMSTYVDYQINLLDDNNFTNAAGINTDDIVALGLVYQF from the coding sequence ATGAAACGTCGCGTTATCTCCCTGATGATCCCTGCATTGCTGGTTGCAGGATCAGCAAGCGCAGCTGAAATTTATAACAAAGATGGCAACAAATTAGACCTCTACGGCAAAGTCGATGGTCTGCACTATTTCTCTGACAACTCTGGCTCAGATGGTGACCAGTCTTACCTGCGTTTTGGTTTCAAAGGCGAAACCCAGGTTTCTGATCAAATCACTGGCTATGGCCAGTGGGAATACCAGGCAGCCCTGAACACCTCTGAAGCTGAAGGCACCGCCAACAGCTTTACCCGTGTTGGCTTTGCTGGTGTGAAATTCGGCGATGCTGGATCCTTCGACTACGGCCGTAACTACGGCGTAATCTATGACGTTGCAGGCTGGACTGACGTACTGCCAGAGTTTGGTGGTGATACTTACGGCGCGGATCAGTTCATGTTCCAGCGCGGTAACGGCATGGCGACCTACCGTAACTCCAACTTCTTTGGTCTGGTGGACGGCTGGAACTTCGCAGTACAGTATCAAGGCAAAAATGACAACCCAACCGAATCGACCACCGGTCGTGACGTGCTGGGTGAGAACGGTGATGGATACGGCCTGAGCACCACCTATGATCTGGGTGCGGGCTTTGGTATTGGTGCGGCGATGTTCCAGTCTGACCGTACTAACAACCAGAACACCGGCGCTATCCTGGGACGTGGTGATAAAGCGGCAGCCTACACCGGCGGCTTGAAATATGACGCCAACAATATTTACCTGGCGGCAATGTACACCCGTACCAACAACGCAACTCGCTTCGGTTCAAGCGATGGCACCGCTTACGGCTACGCTGATACCGCTGATAACTGGGAATTGGTTGCTCAGTACCAGTTCGACTTCGGTCTGCGTCCATCCCTGGCGTTCATCTCTTCTCGCGGCAACGTAGAGAACTATGGCGATCAGAACCTGAAAAAATATGTTGATGTGGGCGCAACCTACTACTTCAACAAAAACATGTCGACCTATGTTGATTACCAGATCAACCTGCTGGACGACAACAACTTCACCAATGCGGCTGGCATCAACACTGACGACATTGTGGCGCTGGGTCTGGTTTACCAGTTCTAA
- a CDS encoding TetR/AcrR family transcriptional regulator, whose amino-acid sequence MLAPLELDASTTARERILLSAQQLFYQQGIRATGVDKVIAAAGVTKVTFYRHFPAKNALIVAFLQLRHQRWMSAFKMSLTQDNDLISALPATLLSWFNDADYRGCAFINTAAELGNSLEEASMLIRQHKQDMAQAIAERLTPDQQCKTAQIVLLVEGAIVQVQIGEDAATIVGVLKEALAQLLGSA is encoded by the coding sequence ATGCTTGCTCCGTTAGAACTTGATGCCAGCACCACCGCCCGTGAACGGATTCTTCTCAGCGCTCAGCAATTATTTTATCAACAGGGCATCCGTGCCACCGGCGTGGATAAGGTGATTGCTGCAGCTGGCGTGACGAAAGTGACTTTTTATCGCCACTTCCCGGCGAAGAATGCGCTCATTGTGGCGTTTTTGCAGTTACGTCATCAGCGCTGGATGTCAGCATTTAAAATGTCTCTGACGCAGGATAACGACCTGATTAGCGCCCTGCCCGCGACCTTACTGAGTTGGTTTAATGACGCGGATTACCGTGGCTGCGCCTTTATTAATACGGCAGCAGAGTTGGGGAATTCGCTTGAAGAAGCCAGCATGCTGATTCGTCAGCATAAACAAGACATGGCGCAGGCGATTGCAGAGAGGCTGACGCCTGATCAGCAGTGCAAAACCGCGCAGATTGTGCTGCTGGTCGAAGGTGCTATCGTTCAGGTGCAGATTGGAGAAGATGCGGCAACGATTGTTGGGGTATTAAAAGAGGCTTTGGCGCAGTTGCTTGGTTCAGCGTAG
- a CDS encoding DUF1348 family protein: MLVPPFNQQTALQKVRMAEDAWNSCDAQRVSQVYSEDTRWRNRSEFVNGRAEVVSFLQRKWAKELEYRLIKELWAWHEDKLAVRFAYEWHDDSGNWFRSYGNENWHFGADGLMIQRFACINDLPIKPEQRLFHWPVGRRPDDHPGLSDLGL; encoded by the coding sequence ATGCTGGTGCCCCCATTCAATCAACAAACTGCGCTGCAAAAAGTGCGTATGGCAGAAGACGCCTGGAACAGCTGCGATGCACAGCGTGTGTCGCAGGTATACAGTGAAGATACGCGGTGGCGTAACCGCAGCGAATTCGTTAACGGTCGCGCTGAAGTCGTGTCATTTCTGCAGCGGAAGTGGGCGAAAGAGTTAGAGTATCGCCTGATCAAAGAGTTGTGGGCGTGGCATGAAGACAAACTGGCGGTGCGCTTTGCCTATGAATGGCACGATGACAGCGGCAACTGGTTCCGCAGTTACGGTAATGAGAACTGGCATTTTGGGGCAGACGGTTTGATGATTCAGCGTTTCGCCTGCATTAATGATCTGCCGATCAAGCCAGAGCAACGCCTGTTTCACTGGCCTGTGGGAAGACGCCCGGACGATCATCCGGGCTTGAGTGATTTGGGGTTGTAG
- a CDS encoding response regulator, with protein sequence MMIYMIVAVSAGLFIFGAYRCWQTYRHRLIQHYPSRRR encoded by the coding sequence ATGATGATTTATATGATTGTTGCCGTATCCGCCGGCCTGTTTATTTTTGGGGCTTATCGCTGCTGGCAAACTTATCGCCATCGCCTTATCCAGCACTACCCTTCCCGTCGGCGTTAA